The Miscanthus floridulus cultivar M001 chromosome 17, ASM1932011v1, whole genome shotgun sequence genome has a window encoding:
- the LOC136517920 gene encoding pentatricopeptide repeat-containing protein At4g35850, mitochondrial-like produces MALLKNSLMLQGRLRHAAAAFTARRGAATSTEEYARRNYADNTSEYNTVIGSLVAQRRPYLLRDAYDDMMLDGVKPERDTFHTLIVGTMKGSRLQDALYFRDQMKEMGLQPDVNLYNFLISTCGKCKNSDAAIMLLEEMKAHGVKLKGETYICLLNALASTGQTDQVYAIVSDMSAAGLGLNKFCYAGLITAFKNKTPTTEETMAKILDFVRQSKGWQYVERVSKDSAENIMMNVSEVELYNLPTAEYVNRRGGFVFKQHTVYHVAIHACAELRSKETLEALLEMFNKDNRDGSTYDAYMVMQAMRCYLRCGDIDSAVKMFEEYSSLRSPPAELYATLAEGAMIGYTPRGMQLAQETIEKMISRNFFLNARLGTDLLLAAAGETTGGYTTANYVWDLLQSRNVTPNLPAVEAYHKGLTARDIPSDDPRLLNVAHVLDNLQLRFGPRRNTQ; encoded by the exons ATGGCTCTCCTCAAGAACTCCCTCATGCTCCAGG GGCGGTTGCGCCATGCGGCGGCGGCGTtcacggcgcggcgcggcgcggcgacgTCGACGGAAGAGTACGCGCGCCGGAACTACGCCGATAACACCTCCGAGTACAACACGGTCATCGGGTCGCTCGTCGCCCAGCGCAG GCCCTACCTTCTGCGTGATGCTTATGACGACATGATGCTTGATGGCGTGAAGCCTGAGCGGGATACATTCCACACACTCATAGTCGGTACCATGAAAGGCAGCCGGCTACAAGATGCACTCTACTTCCGTGATCAGATGAAAGAAATGGGTTTGCAGCCTGAT GTTAACCTTTACAACTTCTTGATCTCCACTTGTGGAAAATGCAAGAACTCAGATGCAGCAATCATG CTTTTAGAAGAAATGAAGGCACATGGTGTTAAGTTGAAAGGAGAAACCTACATTTGTCTACTGAATGCACTTGCATCAACAGGGCAGACTGATCAAGT GTATGCCATAGTTAGTGATATGAGTGCTGCTGGTCTTGGATTAAACAAGTTTTGTTATGCCGGATTGATAACTGCATTCAAGAACAAGACACCAACCACTGAGGAAACCATGGCAAAG ATTCTTGACTTTGTCAGGCAGTCGAAAGGTTGGCAATATGTTGAAAGAGTATCAAAGGACAGTGCTGAGAATATAATGATGAATGTGTCAGAGGTAGAGCTATACAACCTCCCAACAGCAGAATATGTAAATAGACGAGGAGGATTTGTCTTTAAACAACATACAGTTTATCACGTTGCTATCCATGCTTGTGCAGAACTGCGGAGCAAAGAG acacttgaagcacttctgGAAATGTTCAATAAGGATAATAGAGATGGATCTACTTATGATGCCTACATGGTGATGCAAGCTATGAG GTGTTATCTACGGTGTGGAGATATTGATTCTGCTGTTAAGATGTTTGAAGAGTATTCAAGCTTGAGATCCCCACCCGCGGAGTTGTATGCG ACACTTGCTGAGGGAGCTATGATTGGGTACACTCCAAGAGGAATGCAACTTGCTCAAGAAACTATA GAGAAAATGATTTCAAGAAATTTCTTCTTGAATGCCAGGCTGGGAACTGATCTCCTACTTGCAGCTGCCGGTGAAACG ACTGGTGGATATACAACTGCAAATTATGTCTGGGATCTCCTGCAAAGCCGTAATGTCACTCCAAATCTTCCTGCTGTTGAGGCATACCACAAGGGTTTGACG GCGCGAGATATTCCTTCTGACGATCCACGGCTTCTCAATGTTGCCCACGTTTTGGACAACTTGCAGCTCCGATTTGGACCAAGAAGAAACACTCAGTAG
- the LOC136517447 gene encoding uncharacterized protein isoform X1: MPPAKRKGRGAGASGSQSRRGRAPASRPTPAVTIRSSAAQAEPSSSPQSGKRSRAADKSDDEVKPSKRAKKTNARSQKDADAGSASVVSSQADTAAVASPTAAAAQVVSDRAPSEEEGSAAAPDAAASDSDQVSSPLRRPYLPRAIKMRKEWSMSLWTRLVSVLLDEKAKYKSKLDRQKKLLALDKSGPITCLDDESLFPNQESATETIFQTAKAVLGLTSYIDGKFLTQCSNMPRC; encoded by the exons ATGCCGCCGGCCAAACGGAAGGGGAGAGGTGCGGGGGCCTCGGGCTCCCAGTCGCGGCGGGGACGCGCCCCTGCAAGCCGGCCTACGCCCGCGGTGACCATCCGGTCGAGCGCGGCGCAGGCGGAACCCTCGTCGTCACCGCAGTCAGGCAAGCGGTCCAGGGCGGCAGATAAGAGCGATGATGAAGTGAAGCCGTCCAAGAGGGCGAAGAAGACGAACGCGAGAAGCCAAAAGGATGCGGATGCAGGCTCAGCTTCTGTAGTTTCCAGCCAAGCGGATACGGCGGCGGTTGCATCACCCACGGCTGCTGCCGCTCAAGTGGTCTCCGACAGGGCCCCCAGCGAGGAGGAAGGGTCGGCGGCCGcacccgacgccgccgcctctgATTCTGACCAG GTCTCCTCTCCCCTTCGGCGCCCATACCTCCCCCGAGCAATCAAGATGCGGAAAGAGTGGTCCATGAGCCTTTGGACTCGGCTAGTGTCTGTGCTCCTGGACGAGAAGGCCAAGTACAAATCAAAGCTTG ACCGTCAGAAGAAGCTCTTAGCTCTCGACAAGAGTGGGCCCATTACATGCCTTGATGATGAATCGTTGTTTCCCAATCAAGAGTCTGCTACAGAGACAATTTTCCAAACTGCCAAGGCTGTTTTGGGACTTACTTCCTATATTG ATGGCAAGTTCTTGACACAGTGTTCAAATATGCCCCGATGCTGA
- the LOC136517447 gene encoding uncharacterized protein isoform X2, producing the protein MPPAKRKGRGAGASGSQSRRGRAPASRPTPAVTIRSSAAQAEPSSSPQSGKRSRAADKSDDEVKPSKRAKKTNARSQKDADAGSASVVSSQADTAAVASPTAAAAQVVSDRAPSEEEGSAAAPDAAASDSDQVSSPLRRPYLPRAIKMRKEWSMSLWTRLVSVLLDEKAKYKSKLDRQKKLLALDKSGPITCLDDESLFPNQESATETIFQTAKAVLGLTSYIGSNSFIG; encoded by the exons ATGCCGCCGGCCAAACGGAAGGGGAGAGGTGCGGGGGCCTCGGGCTCCCAGTCGCGGCGGGGACGCGCCCCTGCAAGCCGGCCTACGCCCGCGGTGACCATCCGGTCGAGCGCGGCGCAGGCGGAACCCTCGTCGTCACCGCAGTCAGGCAAGCGGTCCAGGGCGGCAGATAAGAGCGATGATGAAGTGAAGCCGTCCAAGAGGGCGAAGAAGACGAACGCGAGAAGCCAAAAGGATGCGGATGCAGGCTCAGCTTCTGTAGTTTCCAGCCAAGCGGATACGGCGGCGGTTGCATCACCCACGGCTGCTGCCGCTCAAGTGGTCTCCGACAGGGCCCCCAGCGAGGAGGAAGGGTCGGCGGCCGcacccgacgccgccgcctctgATTCTGACCAG GTCTCCTCTCCCCTTCGGCGCCCATACCTCCCCCGAGCAATCAAGATGCGGAAAGAGTGGTCCATGAGCCTTTGGACTCGGCTAGTGTCTGTGCTCCTGGACGAGAAGGCCAAGTACAAATCAAAGCTTG ACCGTCAGAAGAAGCTCTTAGCTCTCGACAAGAGTGGGCCCATTACATGCCTTGATGATGAATCGTTGTTTCCCAATCAAGAGTCTGCTACAGAGACAATTTTCCAAACTGCCAAGGCTGTTTTGGGACTTACTTCCTATATTG GTTCTAATTCATTTATTGGATGA